The Temnothorax longispinosus isolate EJ_2023e chromosome 4, Tlon_JGU_v1, whole genome shotgun sequence genome has a window encoding:
- the LOC139812426 gene encoding guanine nucleotide-exchange factor SEC12 encodes MPSRRNKGGLLARVNFPLYTLQMLTSRHILVGGGGGSSKTGVANGFEIFELSHNGAHFVAEEVTRHETGPSVVMNCASHNNGKKTWIVAGQESHCQLYNVNPKVVTLENGELIKGPTAAANKEGLRHRRNSEKVEEVQPPKERIEEVKDDNSNVKSKKLQLILKPADSVQTAFGNGEPLQRVVRVSLQGVIMATGGTDGRIRLWKFPQLYKLHDLDAHGKEIDDLDFSPGGGLLVSIAKDGKAFLWNVSDGTRNKELTWTPSDGARYMYKRCRFRKSAEDKTKIDLFVLSNAVAGKNPSFLQLWDVHTGVIAKSASYKETLSALAVSDDGKFVAVGTMFSGSVDIFVAFSLRKALHVPGAHSMFVTGLEFLPTKLDGPAITSNTETAVVSISVDNRICIHSIPFRHTLPFWFVIILIVICICGAFILCSYLGI; translated from the exons ATGCCCTCCAGAAGGAACAAAGGCGGCCTCCTGGCCAGGGTCAACTTCCCCCTTTACACCCTGCAGATGCTCACCAGCAGGCACATCCTGGTGggaggcggcggcggctcCTCCAAGACTGGCGTTGCCAATGGATTT gaaatttttgaattatcaCACAACGGAGCACACTTTGTCGCCGAAGAAGTGACCAGGCACGAGACGGGTCCCAGCGTGGTCATGAACTGCGCCTCGCATAACAACGGCAAGAAGACGTGGATAGTTGCCGGCCAAGAGAGCCACTGTCAACTGTACAACGTGAATCCTAAAGTGGTGACTTTGGAGAACGGAGAATTGATCAAGGGACCGACAGCGGCGGCTAATAAGGAAGGCCTCAGGCACAGAAGGAACAGCGAGAAGGTCGAGGAGGTTCAGCCGCCGAAGGAAAGGATAGAGGAGGTCAAAGACGACAATTCTAATGTCAAGAGCAAGAAGCTGCAGTTAATTCTCAAACCCGCCGACAGCGTGCAGACGGCTTTCGG GAACGGCGAGCCTTTACAAAGAGTCGTCAGGGTGAGCTTGCAAGGGGTGATTATGGCCACTGGCGGCACGGACGGTCGAATTAGATTATGGAAATTCCCGCAGCTGTACAAATTGCACGATCTCGACGCGCACGGGAAGGAGATAGACGATCTAGATTTTAGTCCGGGCGGCGGCCTGCTGGTGAGCATCGCCAAGGACGGCAAGGCCTTTTTATGGAACGTGAGCGACGGTACGAGGAACAAGGAGCTCACTTGGACACCGTCGGACGGTGCGAGGTACATGTACAAAAGGTGCCGATTCCGAAAGTCGGCGGAGGACAAGACGAAGATCGATCTGTTCGTGCTCTCCAACGCCGTCGCGGGGAAGAATCCCAGTTTCCTTCAGTTATGGGACGTCCATACCGGGGTCATCGCCAAATCCGCTTCCTACAAGGAAACGCTGTCAGCGTTGGCTGTTTCCGACGACGGTAAGTTCGTCGCCGTCGGCACGATGTTCTCGGGCAGCGTCGACATATTCGTGGCGTTCAGCTTGAGGAAGGCGCTCCACGTACCCGGGGCGCACAGCATGTTCGTCACCGGTCTGGAATTCTTGCCAACGAAACTGGACGGCCCAGCGATTACCAGCAACACGGAGACCGCGGTCGTCAGTATCTCCGTGGACAACAGAATCTGTATACACAGCATACCGTTCAGAC aTACACTGCCCTTCTGGTTTGTCATTATACTGATAGTGATATGTATATGCGGCGCGTTCATCCTCTGCAGCTATCTCGGTATATGA